The genomic window CGCGCGAAGACTGGAAACGGATGGTCGCGCCCATCATTCGCGGAACAGCGCTCGGATCATTTCTGGGCGTGCTCCCAGGCGGTGGAGCCCTCCTCGCTTCCTTTGCCGCATATTCGGTCGAAAAAAAGATCTCGAAGCATGGTTCCGAGTTTGGTACGGGTGCGATCGAGGGCGTTGCAGCACCGGAATCAGCCAATAATGCGGGCGCCCAGGCCTCGTTCATTCCCATGCTCACCCTCGGCATCCCGACGAGCCCCGTCATGGCGCTTATGATCGGCGCAATGATTATCCAGGGCGTCCAACCGGGACCCTCCGTGATGACCGATCAACCGGCGCTCTTCTGGGGAGTCATCGTCTCGATGTGGATCGGGAATCTTTTCCTGCTGGTGCTCAACCTGCCGATGATCGGACTGTGGGTACGCCTCTGCCTTGTACCCTACCATCTGCTTTATCCTGCGATCCTCGTCTTCTGCGGCATAGGTGTCTTTTCGCTGAGCAACAGTGAATTTGATGTGCATCTCATGGCCCTCTTTGGGATCATGGGCTATATCTTCGGCAAACTTGAATGCGAGCCGGCGCCAATGCTCCTTGCGATGATCCTCGGGCCGATGATGGAAGAACACCTGAGGCGGGCCATGCTTCTGTCCCGTGGCGATCCTACTATTTTTCTTACGAGGCCCATCAGCCTCGGCATTCTCCTGGTTGCGGCTGTGGCGTTGGTAGCCGCTCTCCTCCCTGC from Syntrophorhabdales bacterium includes these protein-coding regions:
- a CDS encoding tripartite tricarboxylate transporter permease; this translates as MEIFAGLATGFHSALTPFNLLYCLIGVFIGTLIGVLPGLGPAATVAMLMPASFVLPPVSALIMLAGIYYGAQYGGSTTSILVNLPGEASSIVTTLDGYQMSLKGRAGVALATSAIGSFFAGSVCTLIIALFAPPLAKVALKFGAPEYFSLMVLGLVASVVLARGSLLKAIGMIVLGLLFGIIGTDVNSGTQRYTLGFKELMDGIGFVTVAMGMFGVGEIILNLEREGVADRIVSKITSLMPTREDWKRMVAPIIRGTALGSFLGVLPGGGALLASFAAYSVEKKISKHGSEFGTGAIEGVAAPESANNAGAQASFIPMLTLGIPTSPVMALMIGAMIIQGVQPGPSVMTDQPALFWGVIVSMWIGNLFLLVLNLPMIGLWVRLCLVPYHLLYPAILVFCGIGVFSLSNSEFDVHLMALFGIMGYIFGKLECEPAPMLLAMILGPMMEEHLRRAMLLSRGDPTIFLTRPISLGILLVAAVALVAALLPA